The genomic DNA AACCCGATGTGATTTTTGCCCTCCATATCGCACCGGAGTATGAGGTAGGGGCCATTGCACTGAAGCCTGGTCTTCTTTTCGCCAATACGTCCGAGCTGTTCCTGACCTTCAAAGGGAAGGGGGGGCATGCCGCCTACCCCCATCAAACGAAAGACATGATCGTGGCGGCTTCGGCTTTTGTCACGCAGATGCAAGGAATCGTCTCTCGGAATGTCGACCCGCTGGACAGTGCCGTCATCACGATCGGCAAGATGGAGGCGGGAACCGTTCAAAACATCATTGCAGAGAACGCCTGTCTTGAAGGAACGATCAGGACACTCTCTGAAGCCTCCATGGTAAAGGTCAAGGCGAAGCTTGAGGCACTCATCAAGGGAATTGAGACAACCTACGATTGTTCCATTGATGTCGATTATGGAAGCATGTATCATCAGGTGTATAATGACCCGGCATGCACACAAGATTTCCTGGATTATATTGAGGAGAGCGGTAAAACCGAAGCCATCATTTGCAAAGAGGCCATGACAGGCGAAGATTTCGGTTACATGCTGAAAGAAATTCCCGGGTTCATGTTCTGGCTCGGTGTTGGATCTCCATACGGACTTCACCATGCGAAGCTTGATCCCGATGAAAAAGCAATTGATCATGCCATTAATCTCATGACCGGCTATATAGGACAGCTATGAAAAAAGGTTCAAATGATGAAATCCTCGCGATGAAAAGTCTGGAGGGCCCCGTACTCGTTCCTGAACTTTCTGTCAGGGATGCATCCGTATCTACAACTTTCTATACGGAGCTGCTCGGCTTTCACATCGTTTATGAACGACAGGATGAAGGCTTTGTTTACTTGTCGATGGGAAAGGCATCCCTCATGCTCGAGGAAGTGAACGGTCATTGGGAGACAGGTGAGTTGGTCCCGCCATTCGGAAGGGGGATGAACCTTCAAATCACGGTGGATTCAATCGAACCGATCTTCAAAAGATTGAAAAAGAAAGGGATTCCGTTGTTCAGGGAACCGTTCGTCTCCGAATATGCTGCCGGGGATGAATGGTTCCGGCAACAGGAGTTCCTTGTGCAAGATCCCGATGGGTATCTCCTGCGATTTGCACAATCCCTCTGATAGGAATGCAAAAAAGCTGGGACAGACGTGTTCTAATCATAGTGAAACCCGAATTCATTTGCCGACAATGAATTCGGGTTTTTTATTTATTTCATGATCATTTATCGTTACTTGTTTCTATCGGTTGATTCGAGTACAAGACGAAGACTCTTGCGAGAAGAGTAGCACCCTGCAGGCTTGCCGATGTGACTCACGGGCGACCCGCGGAATGCGAAGTCTTGCACGGGAACCATCAACGGTATAAACCCAACCTCTTTGGGTTTGACCAGTTCCTTCAGGTAGGAATCGGCGCGATGGAAAATATTTCAGATGATAGTAGAAAGAAGAGAAACTTTTTATCGCGTGTTACGTCTAAACCATATAGAGAGAAAGAGAGGGGGAATGGGTCATGAAGAATGTGACCAAATCGATTGCACTGATTCTATTATGTTTTTGTTTATTCCCGTTATTTCCAACCACATCATCCGCAGCTGAAGGCATTAAGATCACCGTGGACGAAGGAATTGATGGAAAGGTCAAGGAAGAGCGGGGATTCCCGATCACCGTTACCGTGCAGAATGGAGCCGATCACTTCAAGGGGGATATCGTCTTTGATTACGCTCAATCCTATGAAACCGGAGGGGGGAGAGTGTTGTCCATCGACCTCCCGCCCGGTGAAACCCGCACGTTTTCCTTAACCATTCCGGGGTTTGGAGATCCTTTGAGGGGTAACACGTCAAAGGAGACCATTCACTTATTCCAAGGAGATTGGAATTCCGGAAAGGAAGTGAAGTTCACCGGTGATAAGCGGCTGAATCCAAGTTTTATTTATATGGACTATGCTTCGATCGGTGTATTGAGCAAAGACGCCGATCGCTTGAAATCATTGAAAGCCAGTCAGGTCAACGGCAACAAAGTGGAAGTGTTGAATCTTTCAGAGAAAAATTTCCCGGGAGATGCCACGGGTCTTCAGATGTTCGATTTCATCGTGATCGATGGGTTTGATCTATCGGTATTTTCTAAGAAACAACTGGACGCCTTCAATCGCTGGGTGGATAAAGGAGGCACGGTACTCATTGGAAGTGACGTGAATGCCCAGAAGACCCTGGGTCCACTGGCTGATATCGCTCCCCTAAAGGTGGGCGGAGAACAGACTCTTTCAGACCTGTCTTTCCTGGAAACCCAGGAGAATCTCAAAGTGAATTTCAAAACGCTACCCGCCGTCGAAGGTGAACTGACCCAAGAGGCTGAGGCAGTGATCGGAGAGAAGAAATCACCTCTCCTTGCAAAGAAATCCGTGGGACGAGGTGAAGTCTGGCAGACACCCTTCTTATTGAGTGATTCCCGGCTGAATGACTGGGCGGGCTTTACTCCATGGATCAATGAGTTTTATTCAAAAACCAAATATAGCACCAACTTCTATAACATGGGGGGAAGAGCGCAAGGCTTCTATTATGAGATGGGCATGGTCAATGAACTGTTCCCTTCCAATCAATTCAAGGTCAGCACCCTCATCCTGGTGGTTGCAGTCTATCTGATCCTGGTGATCCCTGTCCTCTACTTCCTGCTCCGTAAGTTGGATAAACGGGAGCAGTCGTGGTGGATCATCCCTACGGTGTCTATCCTTCTGTCTCTCGGGATTTTCCTTACGGGGGCTAAAGACCGCGTGACGAAGCCACACATGAATCAGATGAGTATCCTTGAAGCGGATGGAAAAGGTGCCGTTCAAGGGATATCAGCGTTCACATTCTTCTCCAACTCGAGTGGTGACTATACCCTCAGTGCCGGGCATAATCTCGAGCTGTATGCGAATAACAGCATGAACGCACCTGAATTCGATCAATACAAGTACGCCCTGGACGAAGTGACAAGGAATACGACGGATACGACGCTGAGAGATGTAGAGTACTGGTCCACAAGGACGGTTATGGGGGATGCCTACAAGAGTGATGCAGGTTCATTCACCCCAGGACTCACACTGGAAAATAAGACTCTGAAAGGAAGCATAGGCAATGACTTCCCGTATGACTTCGAAGAAGTGTATCTCTGGTCTGGAACACGCACTTATTCCCTTGGAAGCGTGAAAGCGGGGCAGTCCCTCGAAGTGGATCAAAAGGTCTCTGTTGACTATCTCTCCAGTCCGGTCAGCAATAATGCCATTCCACCTTCATTTACAGGTCAGCAAGGTTTGGATGATCAGAGAAAACAATCCCTTGAACAAGTTGCCTCCTTGCTGATGGAAGATGGAACGTCGGGAAATCGACCAGTCATCTTCGGCTACACAAAGGACGGGGTCGTGGATGTAACCATGAAGGATCGAAAGCCCAAGAAAGAGAATCTTTCCCTTGTCTATCAATCCATTCCATCCTTGGGGGATTTCAACGGACCGTTTTCACTTAAGAATGAGCAGCTTGATATAGAGGTCAAACCGATTGACGGAAAGATCATCGATAACTACTCATGGGGTGGATCCGGAGAAATGGAAATTGAAGATGGCACGTATGAAATGATCCTTAAATTGCCTGAACAAATGAAGGACTCCGACATTTCACTGAATTCATTGAGCATCAGGCAATATCCAGAAACGCCGCTTGAGTTCGCCATGATTGCACCCTCTAATGGGAAGGAAAAGAAACTGGAAGAACAATCAGCCAATACGTTCGAAGTGAAGGATCGTTTGACGGATTATTTGAATGAAGATGGGGAGATTGTCATTAAATTGGTGAAATCCACCCAGGGTGACACCTTTACCCAACTTCCGAAAATCGCACTGAAAGGAGAAGCAAAACAATGATTGAACTTATGAACCTATCAAAATCATATGGCTCCTTTCAAGCGCTGGACGGACTTACCCTGAGTATCGGAAAAGGGACGGTATTTGGTTTTGTCGGTCAGAACGGGGCAGGGAAGTCTACAACATTTTCCATTCTGGCAACCCTTCTTGCACCGACTTCGGGAAGGGCGACAGTGAATGGCTTTGATGTATGTGAAGAACCGAAGTTGGTCAGGCGTCAAATCGGATATATGCCGGATTTCTTCGGGGTTTATGATCAGTTGAAGGCAGAGGAATACCTCGACTTTTATGGTGCGAGCTACAAGATACCGGCCGATGAGAGGGAGGCCCTCATTCCGCAGCTGCTGGAACTTGTGAATCTTACTCATAAAAAGGATTCCTATGTGGATGAACTCTCCAGGGGGATGAAGCAGAGGCTATGCCTTGCCAGGTGCCTCATCCATGATCCTGAAGTGCTGATTCTCGATGAACCGGCTTCCGGGCTGGACCCGAGGGCAAGGATCGAGATGCGTGAGATTTTAAGAGAGTTGAAGAAAATGGGCAAAACCATCCTTATCTCATCACATATCCTTCCTGAACTTGCCGAGATGTGTGATGAAATTGGCGTTATCGATAATGGGAAGCTAGTGGCGCATGGCTCCGTCGCAGACATCCAGCAGCAATTGGAGGCGGAAAAAATCATCGAGGTGAAGGTAAGGGGGATGCTTGAATCGGCTGCCTCTTTCTTTGAAGATGATCCGAATCTATCGAGCCTTGAAATGGATGAAGAGAAAAAGACAATCAAATTCCTCTATAAAGGTTCCGAAGTGCAGCAGGCCGAGCTGCTCCGATTGGCCATATTGAATGGGGTCGCGGTCGTCAGCTTCAAGGAGACGGAAACGGATCTTGAAGATGTCTTCATGGAGATCACGAAAGGGGTGAAGCCGTCATGAAGCAACTGTTCATCAATCCGATGCTGAATAAGGAGTTCAAGCTTCGGTTCCGGTCATTCAAATCATTCATCGGGATCCTATGCTACCTCATGGCCATCAGTATTGTTGTGATCGGTTTCATCTACTTTCAAAGCCGGATGTCCATGAACGGATACTTCCGTCCGAACGAAAGCAGGACGATGTTCATGATTCTATCGTTCCTGCAGGTCATTCTGGTCCTATTCATCACACCCGGCCTTACCGGGGGATTAATATCGGGAGAAAGGGAGAAACAGACGCTGAGCATGCTGCTCACAACTGAACAAAGCTCCACAAGCATCATCCTGAGTAAATTGGTGTCATCGGTTTCCTATCTGCTACTGCTCAT from Rossellomorea marisflavi includes the following:
- a CDS encoding N-acetyldiaminopimelate deacetylase, coding for MSTVDFKMIRRDLHQIPELGFQEFKTQKYLMDYISSLPRDRYELKQWKTGLFVKVRGTEPSKTIGFRADIDGLPITEQTGLPFPSRHEGRMHACGHDFHMAIGLGILTHFVHHPIKDDLLFIFQPAEEGPGGAEPMLRSDEMKEWKPDVIFALHIAPEYEVGAIALKPGLLFANTSELFLTFKGKGGHAAYPHQTKDMIVAASAFVTQMQGIVSRNVDPLDSAVITIGKMEAGTVQNIIAENACLEGTIRTLSEASMVKVKAKLEALIKGIETTYDCSIDVDYGSMYHQVYNDPACTQDFLDYIEESGKTEAIICKEAMTGEDFGYMLKEIPGFMFWLGVGSPYGLHHAKLDPDEKAIDHAINLMTGYIGQL
- a CDS encoding bleomycin resistance protein, whose amino-acid sequence is MKSLEGPVLVPELSVRDASVSTTFYTELLGFHIVYERQDEGFVYLSMGKASLMLEEVNGHWETGELVPPFGRGMNLQITVDSIEPIFKRLKKKGIPLFREPFVSEYAAGDEWFRQQEFLVQDPDGYLLRFAQSL
- a CDS encoding DUF7408 domain-containing protein, yielding MKNVTKSIALILLCFCLFPLFPTTSSAAEGIKITVDEGIDGKVKEERGFPITVTVQNGADHFKGDIVFDYAQSYETGGGRVLSIDLPPGETRTFSLTIPGFGDPLRGNTSKETIHLFQGDWNSGKEVKFTGDKRLNPSFIYMDYASIGVLSKDADRLKSLKASQVNGNKVEVLNLSEKNFPGDATGLQMFDFIVIDGFDLSVFSKKQLDAFNRWVDKGGTVLIGSDVNAQKTLGPLADIAPLKVGGEQTLSDLSFLETQENLKVNFKTLPAVEGELTQEAEAVIGEKKSPLLAKKSVGRGEVWQTPFLLSDSRLNDWAGFTPWINEFYSKTKYSTNFYNMGGRAQGFYYEMGMVNELFPSNQFKVSTLILVVAVYLILVIPVLYFLLRKLDKREQSWWIIPTVSILLSLGIFLTGAKDRVTKPHMNQMSILEADGKGAVQGISAFTFFSNSSGDYTLSAGHNLELYANNSMNAPEFDQYKYALDEVTRNTTDTTLRDVEYWSTRTVMGDAYKSDAGSFTPGLTLENKTLKGSIGNDFPYDFEEVYLWSGTRTYSLGSVKAGQSLEVDQKVSVDYLSSPVSNNAIPPSFTGQQGLDDQRKQSLEQVASLLMEDGTSGNRPVIFGYTKDGVVDVTMKDRKPKKENLSLVYQSIPSLGDFNGPFSLKNEQLDIEVKPIDGKIIDNYSWGGSGEMEIEDGTYEMILKLPEQMKDSDISLNSLSIRQYPETPLEFAMIAPSNGKEKKLEEQSANTFEVKDRLTDYLNEDGEIVIKLVKSTQGDTFTQLPKIALKGEAKQ
- a CDS encoding ABC transporter ATP-binding protein — encoded protein: MIELMNLSKSYGSFQALDGLTLSIGKGTVFGFVGQNGAGKSTTFSILATLLAPTSGRATVNGFDVCEEPKLVRRQIGYMPDFFGVYDQLKAEEYLDFYGASYKIPADEREALIPQLLELVNLTHKKDSYVDELSRGMKQRLCLARCLIHDPEVLILDEPASGLDPRARIEMREILRELKKMGKTILISSHILPELAEMCDEIGVIDNGKLVAHGSVADIQQQLEAEKIIEVKVRGMLESAASFFEDDPNLSSLEMDEEKKTIKFLYKGSEVQQAELLRLAILNGVAVVSFKETETDLEDVFMEITKGVKPS